Sequence from the Caldisericia bacterium genome:
AAGTAAAAGAGAAATTCTAAAATCAAGTCCTCTCATTTTATTTTATACTTCTTTACTTTTGAGGTGGTTCAACACCAAACCACTTTACATAGACCTCTCTATATTTACCACTCTCCCTTAAATTTTTAAGTGCTCTATTTATTTCATCAATTAAAGTTTGATCTTCAAGTCTTGCACAAATTCCATATTGTTCAACTGTCAAAAGTTTTCCCACAAGTTTAACATTTTTCCTTTCTTTTGCGAACCAAGCATTAACAGGTAAATCATTTAAAACAGCATCAATTCTTCCAAGTTCAAGATCCTGAAATGCTTGTTGAATATCATCATATCTTTTAATCTCTTTAATTCCTTGAATTTTTTGAGCAGTAAAATCTCCAGTTGTGTTTATTTGAACACCTACAATTTTTCCTACAAGATCGTTTTCATTATTTATTCTTGTATCATCTTTTCTAACTGCAATAATTTGTCCTGAATCATAATATGGGTCAGAAAAAAGCATCTCTTTTTTTCTATCTTCAGTTATAGTTACTGATGAAATAATTACATCAAACTTTTCAGTTTTAAGAGCAGCAAAAATTCCATCCCATGCTGTATCAATAATTTGAGCACCATTTAGTCCCATCTCTTGAGCAATTAAATTTATTAAATCTATATCAAAACCAACTGGTTTTCCATTTTCCATATATTCAAATGGAGGATATGTCACATCTGAACCAACTAATAGATAGCCTCTATTCCTTGCTTTAGTTAGTGTTGTCATTCTAAGTGTTAAATTGAGGTTATTTTCACCTTTTGATAGGTTAACAGTTTGACTAATTGGATAATATCCCTCAAAATTAACATTTAAATTATAGGCTCTTTCTTCTAAATTTTTGAATTCAAATTCTCCATTATTATTTGTAGTTGCAGAAAGTGAGTCAAGATTAACTACAACACCACTTAAAGGTTTACCATTTTCATCTTTTACAACACCTAATAAAGTTACTTCACTCCCTCTTCTACAACTAATAAAAATTACAAAAAAAGAAATTAAAAGAATCATTAATAAAAGTTTTTTAAACATCTGTAACCTCCTAAAAATGTTTTATAAATAATATTTATCTTAATTTTTCCATATGTCAATAATTTTGGCATCTTATATTTTGATATGTTAAAAATTAACTTTAAATAATTGTGAAAAGTTTTTATTTGTAATTTCAGATAATTTTTCCAAAGGTATATTAATTAATTTTGCCAAATATTCGGCAGTATAAATTAAAAATTTAGGTTCATTCCTTTTTCCTCTGAAATTTTGTGGAGCAAGATA
This genomic interval carries:
- a CDS encoding transporter substrate-binding domain-containing protein gives rise to the protein MFKKLLLMILLISFFVIFISCRRGSEVTLLGVVKDENGKPLSGVVVNLDSLSATTNNNGEFEFKNLEERAYNLNVNFEGYYPISQTVNLSKGENNLNLTLRMTTLTKARNRGYLLVGSDVTYPPFEYMENGKPVGFDIDLINLIAQEMGLNGAQIIDTAWDGIFAALKTEKFDVIISSVTITEDRKKEMLFSDPYYDSGQIIAVRKDDTRINNENDLVGKIVGVQINTTGDFTAQKIQGIKEIKRYDDIQQAFQDLELGRIDAVLNDLPVNAWFAKERKNVKLVGKLLTVEQYGICARLEDQTLIDEINRALKNLRESGKYREVYVKWFGVEPPQK